A genome region from Euphorbia lathyris chromosome 4, ddEupLath1.1, whole genome shotgun sequence includes the following:
- the LOC136225660 gene encoding V-type proton ATPase subunit a1-like isoform X2: MSGHEGPIMLHHWCTGSQADLYHVTIYMSMSPTEKLGENHFFLGQQILQGCFFHSLHIFIYGPSGTAKVDLVMNVVDA, from the exons ATGTCTG GACATGAAGGCCCAATCATGCTTCACCAT TGGTGCACTGGTTCTCAAGCTGATTTATACCATGTGACGATATACATGTCCATGAGCCCCACAGAAAAATTGGGTGAAAACCACTTTTTTCTTGGGCAACAAATTCTTCAG GGATGCTTCTTCCACAGCCTTCATATCTTCATTTATGGCCCCTCGG GGACAGCTAAAGTTGATTTGGTGATGAACGTTGTTGATGCTTGA
- the LOC136225660 gene encoding V-type proton ATPase subunit a1-like isoform X1 translates to MRRGRASSNVCAGHEGPIMLHHWCTGSQADLYHVTIYMSMSPTEKLGENHFFLGQQILQGCFFHSLHIFIYGPSGTAKVDLVMNVVDA, encoded by the exons ATGAGAAGAGGAAGGGCAAGCTCAAATGTCTG TGCAGGACATGAAGGCCCAATCATGCTTCACCAT TGGTGCACTGGTTCTCAAGCTGATTTATACCATGTGACGATATACATGTCCATGAGCCCCACAGAAAAATTGGGTGAAAACCACTTTTTTCTTGGGCAACAAATTCTTCAG GGATGCTTCTTCCACAGCCTTCATATCTTCATTTATGGCCCCTCGG GGACAGCTAAAGTTGATTTGGTGATGAACGTTGTTGATGCTTGA